TTAGAGAGGGGGGTGGACCTCCACCCCCCGATCATACACTGCCAAAAAATCCTACAGACACGAAATGCGATTGTGAGAAACATATTGCGCGGGCGACAGCCCAAGCTACGAGTTTCTCTGTGGCTATGCCGAGAGGGTCACACCCGTTCCCATCCCGAACACGGAAGTTAAGCCTCTCAGGGCCGATGGTACTGCACTGGTAACGGTGTGGGAGAGTAGGTCGCCGCAGGGAATTTAATTTAAAAAGCCCCGTCTGATTCCAGACGGGGCTTTTTCGCGTCCTAGACCTGATTCTGTCATCCCATTACACGGTTGCATCTCTCTCCACCACATCTTCTTCTGCCAGCCTTCGTTTCACCTCTACCATCACGTTGCAAATGCCAGTATGCTGGCTAAAATTGGCATGTGCTAATTTTATATTAAGGAGGTTCCTCTTGAAACTCTTCTTACTTACCGCTTCTGCTGTCGCCTTCACGTTGTCCGTGTCCGGTTGTGTCACCAAGGGTTACGTCAGCAAGCAAGTTGACCCGATCTCCTGCAGAGTTGATGTCCTGGAAACCAAGAACGCCTCCCTCAATCAACGGATCAACGCTTTTGAGAGTAGGGTTGCGACCCTGGAGAGTCAAGTCTCTCAGGCACAGCTTGCCAACAAGGCTATGCTCGATGATGCTACTGCCAGGGCCGCTGATAGCGCCCAAAGAGCCGAGGCTGCCGCGGCAGCTGCAACACAGGCCGCGGCGCGAACGGAAAAGCTGTTCGAACTTGGACAGAAAAAGTAACGACGGCCGTCGCCATGCCCAAGCACCGCCTAGTCCTTTTTTCTGTTGCGATAGGGCTTTTCTTGCCGTCCCTTTTTGCACGAAAAACTCAGTCGGCGGACTCTATACCACCGAACTTTGTTGGCGGTTATGTTGGTGAACTGCGTCAATACACGGTGCACCAGGGGGAATCCCTCATTGAAATCGCGAGGAGATTCCATTTGGGGTACAACGAGATCCGAGACGCTAATCGTGGTGTCGACCCGATCCTGCCGAAAGCTGGAATCGTTGTTACCATACCTTCCGCGTGGATACCACCGCCAGCTACGGAGCGCCCTTGCATTGTCGTGAACCTGGCTGAGTTACGCTTGTACTTTTTCCCGGAGAGTGACATCACCCCAATTACTTCCTTTCCAATAGGCATTGGAGATGAAGGTGTGGATACTCCGCTTGGACGCTTCTTTATTGTAGATAAGATAATGGATCCTTACTGGCATGTTCCGAAGTCCATTCGTCGGCAGCGCCCGCAGCTTCCTGCTGCAGTTGCTCCTGGTGCGCGCAACCCTTTGGGGCGTCATGCGCTGCGCCTGTCACGCCAGGACATCCTTATTCATGGTACTAACCGTCCCTATGGCATTGGCCGACGATCGAGCCATGGTTGCCTGCGCCTTTATCCAGGCGACATGGCGTCCTTGTTCGTGAAAGCTCAGGAAGGGATGCGGGTAACGGTCATCGACCTGCCTGTGAAAGTGGGAGTCAAAGAGGATAGGGTATTCATCGAGTTCCATCGGCAAGATAAACACACTGTCGATGTTGGGGCGGTCCTGCATCTGATGGCCGACCGCAACTTACTGCATCGAATCGACATG
This sequence is a window from Geomonas agri. Protein-coding genes within it:
- a CDS encoding L,D-transpeptidase family protein encodes the protein MGYNEIRDANRGVDPILPKAGIVVTIPSAWIPPPATERPCIVVNLAELRLYFFPESDITPITSFPIGIGDEGVDTPLGRFFIVDKIMDPYWHVPKSIRRQRPQLPAAVAPGARNPLGRHALRLSRQDILIHGTNRPYGIGRRSSHGCLRLYPGDMASLFVKAQEGMRVTVIDLPVKVGVKEDRVFIEFHRQDKHTVDVGAVLHLMADRNLLHRIDMGKLVRAYYENRGYPVEIS